A window from Thermostichus vulcanus str. 'Rupite' encodes these proteins:
- a CDS encoding TrmH family RNA methyltransferase, whose translation MISPQCLTSPKNPWIRQLRQLQRSKGRREQGAFLVEGSHLIEEALQTGWPLQAICYTPDWGKSHAHLLENLPAAVRLQPVSPEVMAALSTTETPEGGIAVATRQEFPPPPPGSIRLGLVVETLQDPGNLGALIRVVAATGADGLWLSEDSVDPQNPKVLRASAGQWFRRPPWVQPNLPAWLQTCRQHGIRILAATLSQPENCYWDVDLTPPTLFLLGNEGAGLRETLIQQADAQVWIPMAAGVESLNVAMTGGLLLYEALRQRRSQGIA comes from the coding sequence ATGATCTCCCCCCAATGTCTAACTAGCCCCAAAAACCCCTGGATCCGGCAGTTGCGACAGCTCCAGCGCAGTAAAGGTCGGCGAGAACAAGGGGCTTTTCTGGTCGAGGGATCCCATTTGATCGAGGAAGCCCTGCAGACCGGCTGGCCTCTGCAAGCGATTTGCTATACACCTGACTGGGGCAAGAGCCATGCCCATCTCCTGGAAAACCTGCCAGCCGCGGTGCGTTTGCAGCCCGTTAGTCCTGAGGTGATGGCCGCCCTCTCGACCACCGAAACCCCGGAGGGAGGGATTGCCGTTGCCACGCGCCAAGAGTTCCCTCCTCCTCCTCCAGGGTCAATCCGTTTGGGTCTGGTTGTGGAAACGCTCCAGGATCCGGGCAATTTGGGAGCCCTGATCCGGGTGGTGGCTGCCACAGGAGCCGATGGACTTTGGCTGAGTGAAGACAGTGTGGATCCACAAAATCCCAAAGTGTTGCGGGCCTCAGCGGGCCAGTGGTTTCGCCGTCCGCCATGGGTACAGCCGAATTTACCGGCTTGGCTGCAAACCTGTCGCCAGCACGGCATTCGCATCTTAGCAGCAACCCTCTCCCAACCTGAAAATTGCTATTGGGATGTCGATCTCACCCCACCCACTTTATTTTTGCTAGGCAATGAAGGTGCTGGACTCCGTGAAACCCTGATCCAACAGGCGGATGCCCAGGTGTGGATCCCGATGGCTGCTGGGGTGGAATCCCTCAATGTGGCGATGACAGGGGGGCTACTCCTTTACGAAGCCCTGCGACAAAGACGAAGTCAAGGCATCGCCTAG
- a CDS encoding potassium channel family protein, translated as MASVSPSSSQALKRDPKIQRDLSLGLGALGSVLLIGTLWYHWVERWPWVEAIYMTVITLTTVGFMEVEPLGNRGRLFTVALILMGVLSIGFMVNRFTETLIQGHFQEEIRRRKWRKQMEALSNHFLIGGFGRIGRQVAQEFQAEGIPFLVIDQSVDAIHAARELGYVALQGDITLDATLIEARVQQAEGLIAALPSDAENLYVVLSARTLNPRIRTIARANTEEALQKLQRAGVAHAISPYITGGKRMAAAALRPRAVDFVDGILSGRDRTFYLEEYELAAQECPYVGQTLQKADLRSRSGALIVAIRRADGQLIGGPSGDTLLQPGDLLLCMGTSEQLRQLGQLLYPLH; from the coding sequence ATGGCTTCTGTCTCTCCCTCTTCCTCCCAAGCTCTGAAAAGGGATCCCAAAATCCAGCGAGATCTAAGTTTGGGTTTGGGAGCACTAGGCTCTGTCCTCTTGATCGGTACCTTGTGGTACCACTGGGTGGAGCGCTGGCCCTGGGTTGAGGCGATCTACATGACAGTGATCACCCTCACCACCGTTGGCTTTATGGAGGTGGAGCCGCTGGGGAATCGGGGGCGCTTGTTTACTGTCGCTCTGATCCTGATGGGGGTGTTGAGCATCGGGTTTATGGTGAATCGCTTTACCGAAACCCTGATCCAAGGGCATTTCCAGGAAGAGATTCGACGGCGCAAGTGGAGAAAGCAAATGGAAGCACTGTCCAACCACTTCCTGATCGGCGGGTTTGGTCGCATTGGGCGACAGGTGGCTCAGGAGTTTCAGGCGGAAGGGATCCCGTTTTTGGTGATCGATCAATCTGTGGATGCAATTCATGCTGCTCGAGAACTGGGCTATGTAGCGTTACAGGGAGATATCACCCTCGATGCCACCCTGATAGAAGCACGGGTGCAACAGGCGGAAGGGTTGATCGCCGCCTTGCCTTCCGACGCTGAGAATTTGTACGTGGTTTTATCGGCTCGTACCCTCAATCCACGCATCCGCACCATTGCCCGCGCCAATACGGAAGAGGCTTTGCAAAAGCTACAGCGGGCAGGTGTTGCCCACGCCATCTCCCCTTACATTACGGGTGGCAAACGCATGGCCGCAGCAGCCTTGCGCCCACGGGCCGTAGACTTTGTTGATGGCATTCTTTCCGGTCGGGATCGCACGTTTTACTTAGAAGAGTATGAACTGGCTGCTCAGGAATGTCCTTATGTGGGCCAAACCCTGCAAAAAGCCGATTTGCGGTCTCGCTCTGGCGCTCTGATCGTGGCGATCCGGCGGGCCGATGGCCAGCTCATCGGTGGCCCCAGTGGGGATACTTTGCTGCAACCGGGGGATCTGCTGTTGTGTATGGGAACGTCCGAGCAGCTACGGCAGCTGGGCCAATTGTTGTATCCCTTACATTGA
- a CDS encoding DUF2997 domain-containing protein — MSEYVKVEYRIDQNGQITETVLNGSGPSCTLTTAELESALGSVEKRELLPEYHQLFPAEAEAEVSLKQSH, encoded by the coding sequence ATGTCCGAATACGTGAAAGTAGAATATCGAATTGACCAAAATGGACAGATTACAGAAACCGTGCTGAATGGCTCTGGCCCCAGCTGTACGTTAACCACTGCAGAGCTAGAGTCGGCTCTGGGTAGTGTAGAAAAGCGGGAATTACTACCGGAGTACCATCAGCTGTTCCCAGCGGAGGCAGAAGCAGAAGTCTCACTGAAACAATCCCATTA